The window CGCGGCGGAGACCCGGCCTTCAACGCGCAGGCCCTGCGGAACCTGCTCCAGGGTGAACCCGGCGCCTACCGCGACGCCGTGCTGCTCAACGCAGCAGGCGCGCTGATGGTCGCGGGCGAAGTCGAGAGCTGGGCCGAAGGCGTCGAGGAAGCCGCCGAGGCCATCGACAAGGGCCTTGCCAACGCCCTCCTCAACTGCTGGATCGCCGCGACCAAACCGCGCGGCTGACAACAGGGAATCCCATGTCCGACAAGCTGACCGAAATCTGCGAGACCAAGCGCGGCGAAGTGACCGTGCGCAAGACCCTCTCGACGCTGGACGAACTCGACGCGCAGGCCTCCTTCCAGAGCGCGCCGCGCGGCTTCGAGGCCGCGCTGCGTACCAAGGCCCAAGGTGGCTTCGCGCTCATCGCCGAGATCAAGAAGGCAAGCCCTTCCAAGGGTCTCATCCGCCCCGACTTCCGGCCCGCCGAACACGCGAAGGCCTATGAAGCGGGCGGCGCGGCCTGCCTCTCGATCCTGACCGACGCGCCCTACTTTCAGGGGCATGAGGATTTCCTTGTCGAGGCCCGCGCCGCGGTTTCGCTGCCGGTGATCCGCAAGGACTTCATGATCGACCCCTGGCAGGTCGCCGAAGCCCGCGCGATCGGGGCCGACGCGATCCTCATCATCGTCGCCGCGCTGGACGATACGCAGATGGCCGAGATCGAGGCCGCCGCGCACGAACGCGGCATGGACTGCCTTGTCGAAGTTCACAACGAAGCCGAGATGGAACGTGCAAGTCGTTTGAAATCAAGGCTTATTGGCGTCAACAACCGTGACCTCAAGCGCTTTGTCACCGACATCGGCATCACCGAGCGGCTCGCCCCGCTTGCGCCCGAGGGCGCGCTCCTGGTCAGCGAGAGCGGCATCAACCGGCACGAGGACCTCGTGCGCCTCTCGGCCTGCGGCGCGCGCACCTTCCTGGTCGGCGAAAGCCTGATGCGCGAGGCCGATGTCGAGGCCGCGACCCGGCGCCTTCTCACCGGCGCCTGAAGAGCGCGAAAAGGGGCTGTCCTACACCGCCGCGATCTGCAAGGATCTCACGCAATGACGCCCCTTCGCGCCTCCTTCCCGACCCTTGCCGAGATGCCGCAGGAAGGGGGCCGGACAGTTGGCCCCCTGGACTGTGTCAACTGTGTCAACCTGATGTCCCCTCCCTGTCATTTACCCTTGCGCCAAGGACCCCTCTCGTGAGCTCATCGCTTAGCCATATCGACACGGACGGCACCGCGCGCATGGTCGATGTCGGCGCCAAGGCCGAAACCCGCCGCCTCGCGGTGGCCAGCGGCACGATCACCATGACCCGCGAGGCGCTCGACGCCGTGCGCGCCGGCGATGCGCCCAAGGGCGACGTGCTGGGAACGGCGCGCATCGCAGGCATCCTCGCGGCCAAGAAGACCGCCGATCTCATCCCGATGTGCCACCCCCTCCCCCTCGATGCGGTGAACCTCGATTTCACCTTCGAGAAAGAGGAAGAGTTCACCGGCTCCATCCGCGCCACCGCGACCGCCTCGATAACCGGCAAGACCGGCATCGAGATGGAGGCCATCACCGCCGTCTCGATCGCGCTTGTCACGATCTACGACATGGCCAAGGCGCTCGATAAGGGCATGGTCATCTCGGATATCCGCCTCGTCGAGAAGCAGGGCGGCAAGTCGGGCCACTGGAAGGCCGAAGGCTGGGTATGAGCACCGCGCCTTCTCCCGACACGCCCGTCATGACGCCCCCGATCCCGCTCGAAGAGGCACAGCGCCGCCTCCTTGCTCTCGCCGATCCGATGCGCCGCGAGCATGTCGACATGACAGGCGCCATCGGCCGCTATCTTGCAGAACCGCTGCTCGCCCGCCGCACCCAGCCCGCCGGGCACCTTTCCGCCATGGACGGCTACGCGGTCACCGATGGCGATCTTGCCGGCCCCTGGACCATCGTGGGCGAGAGTGCCGCCGGGCACCCCTTCACCGGCACCATGGCGCGCGGTGACGCGGTGCGCATCTCGACCGGCGCGCTGCTGCCTTGCGACGCCGCCGCCGTGATCGTGCAGGAAGATCTCACGCGCAGCGACGATGCACTCGCGCTCACCGGCTCAGGCCCCAGCCCGCAGGATCGCCACGTGCGCCGCCTCGGCTCGGACTTCGTGACCGGAAAGGAAGTCCTTCC is drawn from Novosphingobium decolorationis and contains these coding sequences:
- the trpC gene encoding indole-3-glycerol phosphate synthase TrpC, with product MSDKLTEICETKRGEVTVRKTLSTLDELDAQASFQSAPRGFEAALRTKAQGGFALIAEIKKASPSKGLIRPDFRPAEHAKAYEAGGAACLSILTDAPYFQGHEDFLVEARAAVSLPVIRKDFMIDPWQVAEARAIGADAILIIVAALDDTQMAEIEAAAHERGMDCLVEVHNEAEMERASRLKSRLIGVNNRDLKRFVTDIGITERLAPLAPEGALLVSESGINRHEDLVRLSACGARTFLVGESLMREADVEAATRRLLTGA
- the moaC gene encoding cyclic pyranopterin monophosphate synthase MoaC, with amino-acid sequence MSSSLSHIDTDGTARMVDVGAKAETRRLAVASGTITMTREALDAVRAGDAPKGDVLGTARIAGILAAKKTADLIPMCHPLPLDAVNLDFTFEKEEEFTGSIRATATASITGKTGIEMEAITAVSIALVTIYDMAKALDKGMVISDIRLVEKQGGKSGHWKAEGWV